The following coding sequences lie in one Gammaproteobacteria bacterium genomic window:
- a CDS encoding cysteine synthase A: MKVCDGFVGAIGNTPLIRLQAMSAATGCDILGKAEFMNPGGSVKDRAAWWMIREAERSGLLQPGGTIVEGTAGNTGIGLAHICNARGYSCVIFMPDNQSPEKVEILNTLGADVRVVPTVPYANEMNYQKQAGRFAESLKKAVWVNQFDNTANRLAHYESTGPEIWQQTGGRVDAFVCAVGTGGTIAGVSKYLKQQREDIQLVLLDCIGSALYSFITIGVATMSEGTSITEGIGNSRITDNLDGARIDRALQIADQDAVDMVYRLLHEEGLFLGSSSGVNVCGALEVARELGPGHTVVTVLCDGGGKYRSSLFNREWLAQKSLTTP, encoded by the coding sequence ATGAAGGTGTGCGACGGTTTTGTCGGAGCAATCGGTAATACGCCGCTGATTCGTTTACAAGCGATGTCTGCAGCAACCGGTTGCGACATTCTCGGAAAGGCGGAGTTCATGAATCCGGGTGGTTCGGTCAAGGATCGTGCCGCCTGGTGGATGATTCGCGAGGCCGAGCGTAGTGGTCTGTTACAGCCTGGCGGCACCATCGTTGAGGGTACTGCCGGAAACACCGGTATTGGTCTGGCCCATATTTGCAATGCGCGCGGCTATTCCTGTGTCATTTTCATGCCGGACAACCAGTCGCCGGAAAAAGTCGAAATTCTCAACACGCTGGGAGCTGACGTGCGAGTTGTACCGACGGTGCCCTATGCGAACGAGATGAACTATCAAAAGCAGGCCGGTCGATTCGCCGAGTCGCTGAAAAAGGCGGTCTGGGTAAACCAGTTCGATAATACTGCCAATCGGCTCGCTCACTACGAATCGACTGGGCCCGAGATTTGGCAACAAACCGGGGGCAGGGTGGATGCCTTCGTCTGTGCGGTCGGTACCGGTGGAACAATCGCCGGCGTTTCAAAATATCTCAAGCAGCAACGAGAAGATATCCAGCTGGTACTGCTGGATTGCATTGGCAGCGCGCTCTACAGCTTTATAACGATAGGAGTCGCGACTATGAGTGAGGGAACCTCCATTACCGAGGGCATCGGTAACAGTCGCATCACGGACAACCTGGATGGTGCCCGGATTGACAGGGCGCTACAGATCGCCGACCAGGACGCCGTCGACATGGTCTATCGATTGTTGCATGAAGAGGGCTTATTTCTGGGTTCGAGTTCCGGTGTCAACGTTTGTGGCGCTCTAGAAGTTGCTCGCGAACTCGGTCCGGGACATACCGTTGTGACCGTGCTGTGTGACGGCGGTGGCAAGTACCGATCGAGTCTGTTCAACCGTGAATGGCTGGCACAAAAAAGTCTAACCACCCCGTAG
- a CDS encoding glycerophosphodiester phosphodiesterase, whose amino-acid sequence MAHGFDLQGHRGARGLMPENTLPGFAKALAIGVTTLELDLAVTADSRVVVSHNLRLEPEIARYPNGEWLVQSSPTIHSMTLATVKSYDVGRLNPASEYAERYPGQQPVDGTSVPTLGEVFELVNKSGSQSVRFNIEVKINPERPELTFPPGQFVRAVIDEVRRYQMEDRVVLQSFDWRALREVQDLAPEITTSYLTVNQRWMSNLQTGVDGSSPWLNGLDVDNFDGSAARAIKAAGGDVWSAFHREVDAESIKLAHDLGLSVSVWTVNETSRMHELIEMGVDSIITDYPDRLRRVMVELGLPVPVSAPVNY is encoded by the coding sequence ATGGCCCATGGCTTCGACTTGCAGGGCCACCGGGGTGCGCGCGGCTTGATGCCGGAGAATACTTTACCCGGATTTGCGAAAGCCCTCGCCATCGGTGTGACGACCCTGGAACTGGATCTTGCGGTTACCGCGGACTCCCGGGTCGTGGTTAGCCACAATCTGCGCCTGGAGCCGGAAATTGCACGCTATCCCAATGGAGAGTGGCTCGTGCAAAGCAGTCCCACGATTCATTCAATGACGCTCGCGACGGTAAAATCCTATGATGTCGGACGCCTGAACCCAGCCAGCGAGTATGCCGAGCGATATCCAGGGCAACAGCCAGTTGACGGAACTTCGGTACCAACATTGGGCGAAGTATTCGAGTTGGTTAACAAATCCGGCAGTCAATCAGTCAGATTTAATATCGAGGTCAAAATCAATCCTGAGCGACCGGAGCTGACATTTCCGCCCGGGCAGTTCGTGCGGGCCGTAATCGACGAGGTGCGTCGTTACCAAATGGAAGACCGCGTCGTGCTGCAATCATTTGACTGGCGTGCACTCAGGGAAGTGCAGGATCTGGCCCCGGAAATCACGACTTCCTACCTGACGGTTAACCAGCGCTGGATGAGTAACCTGCAAACGGGTGTCGACGGGTCTTCACCCTGGCTTAACGGACTCGACGTGGATAACTTCGACGGCAGTGCGGCGCGTGCGATCAAAGCGGCCGGGGGTGATGTCTGGTCTGCCTTCCACCGGGAAGTCGATGCCGAGTCGATAAAGTTAGCCCATGACCTGGGATTATCGGTAAGCGTGTGGACGGTTAATGAAACCAGCCGCATGCACGAGCTGATTGAAATGGGAGTCGATAGCATTATCACCGACTACCCCGACCGTCTGCGCCGGGTTATGGTGGAGCTTGGCCTTCCGGTACCGGTATCGGCTCCAGTGAATTACTGA
- a CDS encoding ATP-dependent DNA helicase yields MGELATELKVDSVLGSDGIIAEHIDDFQPRSSQLGMAHLIDEAIALGESRVIEASTGIGKSFAYLVPAFLSDARVVISTGTRNLQDQLFQKDIPLIRKSIVSSKKVALLKGRSNYCCLQRLKKYRTQDRFKSRDMAAVFRAMADWAEVSDSGDIGEFANIPENDSLWYYATSNAENCLGGECPEIDRCFVLKARKRAMDADIVVINHHLYFSDQALKEDGFGELLPEADVLIFDEAHQLPEIAGNFYGQQITMRQIDNLCRDITEAEVTEAAESKTLKKHSGKLAKSAADLMLALRPFAQKGEWERVQNAPAIQQAVTSLQQSIDELDDELEPMARRGKELAVCHRRLQMLKLALASFLEPVDNRVSWYELNERSFRLVQSPLEVANEFREQLEAATIASVFFTSATLSSQQSFRFYTERLGLNGIDCASFDSPFDYPQQAMLYLPTHLPDPSDDRFAQCFGELCLDLIELMQGRCFILFTSYRMLTWTAEYLRKHTDYPLLVQGELQRNELLLQFIKTENPVLLGTSSFWEGVDVKGDQLRCVIIDKLPFKAPNDPVYRKRIQQVNQNGGNAFVEVQVPEATISLRQGVGRLIRDVGDRGIVVLCDNRLNTKAYGRGMLDSLPPMRRSSDFEEVRLFTRQLDKKNNS; encoded by the coding sequence TTGGGCGAACTCGCGACAGAATTGAAGGTGGACTCGGTGCTCGGCAGTGATGGCATCATTGCCGAACATATCGACGATTTTCAACCGCGTTCGAGCCAGCTTGGCATGGCGCATTTGATCGATGAAGCGATTGCGCTCGGCGAGTCGAGAGTGATCGAGGCGAGTACCGGTATCGGCAAATCATTTGCATACCTGGTACCCGCTTTCCTCAGCGATGCCAGGGTTGTTATATCGACCGGGACTCGCAACCTGCAGGACCAGCTGTTTCAAAAAGATATTCCGTTAATCCGCAAGTCCATTGTCAGCTCGAAAAAGGTTGCCCTGTTGAAAGGTCGTAGCAATTACTGCTGCCTGCAGCGGTTAAAAAAATATCGCACACAGGATCGCTTTAAAAGCCGCGACATGGCGGCGGTTTTTCGCGCCATGGCGGACTGGGCCGAAGTGAGCGACAGTGGGGATATCGGTGAATTCGCCAATATCCCGGAAAACGATAGCCTGTGGTATTACGCGACTTCAAATGCCGAAAACTGCCTCGGTGGCGAATGCCCTGAAATAGATCGGTGCTTTGTGCTGAAGGCACGCAAGCGCGCGATGGATGCTGACATCGTGGTCATTAACCATCACCTGTACTTTTCGGACCAGGCCCTGAAGGAGGACGGTTTTGGGGAACTGCTACCCGAGGCCGATGTGTTGATATTTGACGAAGCACATCAACTGCCGGAGATCGCAGGAAATTTTTATGGTCAGCAAATCACGATGCGCCAGATCGATAACCTTTGCCGGGATATCACGGAAGCCGAGGTAACCGAAGCTGCCGAGTCAAAAACGTTAAAGAAGCACAGCGGCAAGCTGGCAAAAAGTGCTGCCGACCTGATGCTGGCGTTGCGTCCTTTTGCACAGAAAGGGGAGTGGGAGCGTGTCCAGAATGCGCCCGCAATTCAACAGGCAGTCACTTCACTGCAGCAATCGATTGATGAACTTGACGATGAACTCGAGCCTATGGCCAGACGGGGCAAGGAACTCGCGGTCTGCCATCGACGCTTGCAAATGCTCAAGCTCGCCCTGGCCAGTTTTCTCGAACCGGTCGATAACCGGGTGAGCTGGTACGAACTGAACGAGCGCAGTTTTCGCCTCGTGCAGTCGCCACTGGAAGTAGCAAACGAGTTTCGCGAGCAGCTCGAAGCGGCCACTATTGCCTCGGTATTTTTTACCTCGGCCACGCTCAGCTCGCAGCAGTCCTTCAGGTTCTATACCGAGCGCCTCGGATTGAACGGAATCGACTGTGCCAGCTTTGACAGCCCATTCGACTACCCGCAGCAGGCGATGCTTTACCTGCCGACGCATTTACCCGATCCATCCGATGATCGCTTTGCACAGTGTTTCGGTGAATTATGCCTCGATCTTATCGAGTTGATGCAGGGTCGTTGTTTTATCCTGTTTACCAGTTATCGAATGTTGACCTGGACCGCGGAATACCTGCGCAAACATACCGATTACCCGCTGCTGGTACAGGGGGAGCTGCAGCGCAACGAACTGTTGCTGCAATTCATTAAAACTGAAAATCCGGTACTGCTTGGAACCAGCAGTTTCTGGGAAGGGGTCGATGTCAAGGGCGACCAACTGCGTTGCGTGATCATCGACAAGTTGCCATTCAAAGCACCAAACGACCCGGTTTATCGAAAACGCATACAGCAGGTCAATCAGAACGGTGGTAATGCCTTCGTCGAGGTGCAGGTTCCGGAGGCGACCATCAGCCTGCGCCAGGGAGTCGGTCGGCTGATTCGCGATGTGGGCGACCGGGGAATCGTGGTGCTCTGCGATAATAGGCTCAATACAAAGGCTTATGGCAGGGGCATGCTCGATAGCTTACCGCCAATGCGGCGCAGTTCAGACTTCGAAGAAGTCAGGCTCTTCACACGGCAGCTGGATAAAAAAAATAACAGTTAG
- a CDS encoding tetratricopeptide repeat protein, producing the protein MPVAITPRLLCRVAILSILSVATACSIPHKPPNRYQDDIEVSQLEVRPVTELQNQALAALNGEQYQLAVDYLQRAIKIQPRNAWSWHYLAQTYWRDAQYDRCLAMIERSNSYGSFDEDLISANDRLKPKCQPG; encoded by the coding sequence ATGCCAGTAGCAATTACCCCTCGTTTGCTTTGTCGCGTGGCGATACTGTCAATCCTGTCGGTTGCGACGGCCTGCAGTATTCCACACAAACCACCCAATCGATACCAGGATGATATCGAGGTCAGCCAGCTCGAGGTTCGACCCGTCACCGAATTGCAGAACCAGGCGCTTGCCGCGCTTAACGGGGAACAGTACCAGCTGGCTGTCGATTACCTGCAACGTGCGATCAAGATTCAGCCGCGTAACGCCTGGAGCTGGCATTACCTGGCACAAACCTATTGGCGGGACGCACAGTATGATCGCTGCCTGGCGATGATCGAACGATCGAACAGTTACGGCAGCTTCGACGAGGACTTGATTTCTGCGAACGACCGGCTCAAGCCGAAGTGCCAGCCGGGTTAG